From Anas acuta chromosome 20, bAnaAcu1.1, whole genome shotgun sequence, a single genomic window includes:
- the GTF3C4 gene encoding general transcription factor 3C polypeptide 4 isoform X1 — protein sequence MAAAAAGASGGSPAVATAEEEPPLGLESLVEEAAAAASAGFRLTAVRREPAVRLQHGVSGLEPLAWSEDHRVSVSTARSIAVLEQLSDVQGGGQEMVIHRTAVPAPAAACYLKVGPKKEVVECREKFSSSMDPTVSQTFMLDRVFNPEGKSLPPMRGFKYSSWSPLGCDANGRCLLAALTMDNRLTIHANLNRLQWVQLVDLTEIYGERLHEANYKLSKADTPRGELEDFAEFQRRHSMQTPVRMEWSGICTTQQVKHNNECRDVGSVLLAVLFENSNIAVWQFQLPFLGKESITSCNTIESGISSPSVLSWWEYEHNNRKMSGLIVGSAFGPVKILPVNLKAVKGYFTLRQPVVLWQEMDQLPVHSIKCIPLYHPYQKCSCSLVVAARGSYVFWCLLLISKAGLNVHNSHVTGLHSLPIVSMTADKQNGTVYTCSSDGKVRQLIPIFTDVALKFEHQLIKLSEVFGSVRTHGIAVSPCGAYLAVITTEGMTNGLHPVNKNYQVQFVTLKTFEEAAAQLLESSVQNLFRQVDLTDLVRWKILKEKHIPQFLQEALDKKIESCGSTYFWRFKLFLLRILYQSMQKAPSEVMWRPSHEDTKILVSDSPGMGSTEDDQEEGTSKRASKQSLCDTGKGMDIDDTADDSLPQSSEIGGHEPMEEKLLEVQAQIEAVEMHLTREHMKRVLGEVYLHTWITENTSIPTRGVCDFLMSDDGYEDRTARVLIGHILKKMNKQTFPEHCSLCKEILPFTDRKQAVCSNGHIWLRCFLTYQSCQSLVYRRCLLHDSIARHPTPEDPEWIKRLLQGPCTFCDSPVF from the exons ATggcggcagcggcggccggGGCGAGCGGGGGCAGCCCGGCGGTGGCGACAGCGGAGGAGGAGCCGCCGCTGGGCCTCGAGTCGCTGGTGGaggaagcggcggcggcggcgagcgcCGGGTTTCGGCTGACGGCCGTGAGGAGGGAGCCGGCGGTGAGGCTGCAGCACGGCGTCAGCGGCTTGGAGCCGCTGGCCTGGTCGGAGGATCACCGGGTGTCGGTGAGCACGGCCCGCAGCATCgccgtgctggagcagctgaGCGATGTGCAGGGAGGCGGGCAGGAGATGGTGATCCACAGAACCGCCGtgcccgcgcccgccgccgcctgTTACCTCAAG GTTGGTCCAAAGAAAGAGGTAGTGGAATGTAGGGAAAAGTTCTCCAGTTCGATGGATCCCACGGTCAGTCAAACTTTCATGCTAGATCGAGTGTTCAATCCTGAGGGGAAGTCGCTGCCGCCAATGCGAGGCTTCAAGTACTCCAGCTGGTCGCCGCTGGGCTGTGACGCCAACGGACGATGCCTGCTGGCAGCTTTAACCATGGACAATCGATTGACCATCCACGCAAACCTCAACAGACTGCAGTGGGTGCAGCTGGTGGACCTGACGGAAATCTATGGCGAGCGTTTGCACGAAGCCAATTACAAACTTTCCAAGGCTGACACTCCCAGGGGAGAGCTAGAAGACTTCGCTGAATTTCAGCGGCGGCACAGCATGCAGACCCCAGTACGCATGGAGTGGTCGGGTATCTGTACCACGCAGCAGGTCAAACACAACAACGAGTGCCGGGATGTTGGTAGCGTGCTCTTAGCAGTGCTCTTTGAAAACAGTAACATTGCGGTTTGGCAGTTTCAGCTTCCGTTTCTGGGTAAGGAATCAATTACTTCTTGCAATACCATAGAGTCTGGAATAAGTTCTCCGAGTGTCCTGTCTTGGTGGGAATATGAACATAACAACCGAAAGATGAGTGGACTTATTGTAGGGAGTGCTTTTGGGCCAGTTAAAATTCTTCCTGTCAATCTAAAAGCAGTCAAAGGCTACTTTACGCTAAGACAGCCCGTAGTCTTATGGCAAGAAATGGACCAGTTACCAGTGCACAGTATCAAATGTATTCCACTTTACCATCCCTACCAGAAATGTAGCTGTAGCTTAGTGGTGGCCGCAAGAGGATCTTACGTGTTTTGGTGTCTTCTGTTGATATCCAAGGCAGGTCTGAACGTCCATAATTCCCACGTGACAGGGCTTCATTCGTTGCCAATTGTGTCTATGACTGCGGACAAACAGAACGGCACAGTGTATACGTGCTCCAGTGACGGAAAGGTAAGGCAGCTGATTCCTATATTCACAGATGTTGCTTTAAAGTTCGAGCACCAGCTGATTAAGCTCTCAGAAGTGTTTGGCTCTGTGAGGACTCACGGAATAGCTGTTAGCCCCTGTGGTGCGTACTTAGCAGTTATTACGACAGAGGGCATGACTAACGGTCTGCACCCCGTTAACAAAAACTACCAAGTTCAGTTTGTTACTCTTAAGACTTTTGAGGAGGCAGCTGCGCAGCTCCTGGAATCTTCTGTTCAGAACCTTTTCCGGCAAGTGGATTTGACAGATCTCGTACGCTGGAAAATTTTGAAGGAGAAGCATATTCCTCAATTTTTACAGGAAGCGCTGGATAAAAAGATTGAGAGCTGCGGTTCTACTTACTTCTGGCGGTTTAAGCTGTTTCTCCTGAGGATTTTGTACCAGTCAATGCAGAAAGCTCCCTCAGAGGTCATGTGGAGACCTTCACACGAGGACACAAAAATACTGGTATCTGATTCTCCCGGAATGGGCAGCACTGAAGACGATCAAGAGGAAGGAACTTCTAAACGAGCCAGCAAGCAGAGCCTATGTGACACGGGCAAAGGTATGGACATAGATGACACTGCCGATGATTCTCTTCCTCAGTCAAGTGAGATAGGAGGCCACGAGCCAatggaagaaaagctgcttgAAGTACAGGCACAGATTGAGGCTGTAGAAATGCACTTGACACGAGAGCACATGAAACGGGTGTTGGGAGAAGTTTATCTACACACATGGATTACAGAAAACACCAGTATTCCCACCAGAGGAGTCTGTGACTTCTTAATGTCCGATGACGGATATGAGGACAGAACAGCACGA GTGCTGATTGGGCAtatcttaaagaaaatgaacaaacagaCTTTTCCAGAGCACTGCAGCTTGTGTAAAGAGATCCTGCCATTCACTGATCGCAAACAGGCAGTCTGCTCCAATGGACATATTTGGCTCAG GTGCTTTCTAACCTACCAGTCCTGTCAGAGCTTGGTGTACAGGAGGTGTTTGCTTCATGACAGCATTGCACGGCATCCAACTCCAGAAG ATCCTGAGTGGATCAAGAGGTTACTGCAAGGACCTTGCACGTTCTGTGATTCTCCTGTCTTCTAA
- the GTF3C4 gene encoding general transcription factor 3C polypeptide 4 isoform X2: protein MAAAAAGASGGSPAVATAEEEPPLGLESLVEEAAAAASAGFRLTAVRREPAVRLQHGVSGLEPLAWSEDHRVSVSTARSIAVLEQLSDVQGGGQEMVIHRTAVPAPAAACYLKVGPKKEVVECREKFSSSMDPTVSQTFMLDRVFNPEGKSLPPMRGFKYSSWSPLGCDANGRCLLAALTMDNRLTIHANLNRLQWVQLVDLTEIYGERLHEANYKLSKADTPRGELEDFAEFQRRHSMQTPVRMEWSGICTTQQVKHNNECRDVGSVLLAVLFENSNIAVWQFQLPFLGKESITSCNTIESGISSPSVLSWWEYEHNNRKMSGLIVGSAFGPVKILPVNLKAVKGYFTLRQPVVLWQEMDQLPVHSIKCIPLYHPYQKCSCSLVVAARGSYVFWCLLLISKAGLNVHNSHVTGLHSLPIVSMTADKQNGTVYTCSSDGKVRQLIPIFTDVALKFEHQLIKLSEVFGSVRTHGIAVSPCGAYLAVITTEGMTNGLHPVNKNYQVQFVTLKTFEEAAAQLLESSVQNLFRQVDLTDLVRWKILKEKHIPQFLQEALDKKIESCGSTYFWRFKLFLLRILYQSMQKAPSEVMWRPSHEDTKILVSDSPGMGSTEDDQEEGTSKRASKQSLCDTGKGMDIDDTADDSLPQSSEIGGHEPMEEKLLEVQAQIEAVEMHLTREHMKRVLGEVYLHTWITENTSIPTRGVCDFLMSDDGYEDRTARDFFFSTSSVIHTRTENTAVTITGIP from the exons ATggcggcagcggcggccggGGCGAGCGGGGGCAGCCCGGCGGTGGCGACAGCGGAGGAGGAGCCGCCGCTGGGCCTCGAGTCGCTGGTGGaggaagcggcggcggcggcgagcgcCGGGTTTCGGCTGACGGCCGTGAGGAGGGAGCCGGCGGTGAGGCTGCAGCACGGCGTCAGCGGCTTGGAGCCGCTGGCCTGGTCGGAGGATCACCGGGTGTCGGTGAGCACGGCCCGCAGCATCgccgtgctggagcagctgaGCGATGTGCAGGGAGGCGGGCAGGAGATGGTGATCCACAGAACCGCCGtgcccgcgcccgccgccgcctgTTACCTCAAG GTTGGTCCAAAGAAAGAGGTAGTGGAATGTAGGGAAAAGTTCTCCAGTTCGATGGATCCCACGGTCAGTCAAACTTTCATGCTAGATCGAGTGTTCAATCCTGAGGGGAAGTCGCTGCCGCCAATGCGAGGCTTCAAGTACTCCAGCTGGTCGCCGCTGGGCTGTGACGCCAACGGACGATGCCTGCTGGCAGCTTTAACCATGGACAATCGATTGACCATCCACGCAAACCTCAACAGACTGCAGTGGGTGCAGCTGGTGGACCTGACGGAAATCTATGGCGAGCGTTTGCACGAAGCCAATTACAAACTTTCCAAGGCTGACACTCCCAGGGGAGAGCTAGAAGACTTCGCTGAATTTCAGCGGCGGCACAGCATGCAGACCCCAGTACGCATGGAGTGGTCGGGTATCTGTACCACGCAGCAGGTCAAACACAACAACGAGTGCCGGGATGTTGGTAGCGTGCTCTTAGCAGTGCTCTTTGAAAACAGTAACATTGCGGTTTGGCAGTTTCAGCTTCCGTTTCTGGGTAAGGAATCAATTACTTCTTGCAATACCATAGAGTCTGGAATAAGTTCTCCGAGTGTCCTGTCTTGGTGGGAATATGAACATAACAACCGAAAGATGAGTGGACTTATTGTAGGGAGTGCTTTTGGGCCAGTTAAAATTCTTCCTGTCAATCTAAAAGCAGTCAAAGGCTACTTTACGCTAAGACAGCCCGTAGTCTTATGGCAAGAAATGGACCAGTTACCAGTGCACAGTATCAAATGTATTCCACTTTACCATCCCTACCAGAAATGTAGCTGTAGCTTAGTGGTGGCCGCAAGAGGATCTTACGTGTTTTGGTGTCTTCTGTTGATATCCAAGGCAGGTCTGAACGTCCATAATTCCCACGTGACAGGGCTTCATTCGTTGCCAATTGTGTCTATGACTGCGGACAAACAGAACGGCACAGTGTATACGTGCTCCAGTGACGGAAAGGTAAGGCAGCTGATTCCTATATTCACAGATGTTGCTTTAAAGTTCGAGCACCAGCTGATTAAGCTCTCAGAAGTGTTTGGCTCTGTGAGGACTCACGGAATAGCTGTTAGCCCCTGTGGTGCGTACTTAGCAGTTATTACGACAGAGGGCATGACTAACGGTCTGCACCCCGTTAACAAAAACTACCAAGTTCAGTTTGTTACTCTTAAGACTTTTGAGGAGGCAGCTGCGCAGCTCCTGGAATCTTCTGTTCAGAACCTTTTCCGGCAAGTGGATTTGACAGATCTCGTACGCTGGAAAATTTTGAAGGAGAAGCATATTCCTCAATTTTTACAGGAAGCGCTGGATAAAAAGATTGAGAGCTGCGGTTCTACTTACTTCTGGCGGTTTAAGCTGTTTCTCCTGAGGATTTTGTACCAGTCAATGCAGAAAGCTCCCTCAGAGGTCATGTGGAGACCTTCACACGAGGACACAAAAATACTGGTATCTGATTCTCCCGGAATGGGCAGCACTGAAGACGATCAAGAGGAAGGAACTTCTAAACGAGCCAGCAAGCAGAGCCTATGTGACACGGGCAAAGGTATGGACATAGATGACACTGCCGATGATTCTCTTCCTCAGTCAAGTGAGATAGGAGGCCACGAGCCAatggaagaaaagctgcttgAAGTACAGGCACAGATTGAGGCTGTAGAAATGCACTTGACACGAGAGCACATGAAACGGGTGTTGGGAGAAGTTTATCTACACACATGGATTACAGAAAACACCAGTATTCCCACCAGAGGAGTCTGTGACTTCTTAATGTCCGATGACGGATATGAGGACAGAACAGCACGA gattttttttttagcacatcTTCTGTGATACATACAAGAACTGAAAACACTGCTGTAACCATCACTGGCATCCCCTAA
- the GTF3C4 gene encoding general transcription factor 3C polypeptide 4 isoform X3, which translates to MAAAAAGASGGSPAVATAEEEPPLGLESLVEEAAAAASAGFRLTAVRREPAVRLQHGVSGLEPLAWSEDHRVSVSTARSIAVLEQLSDVQGGGQEMVIHRTAVPAPAAACYLKVGPKKEVVECREKFSSSMDPTVSQTFMLDRVFNPEGKSLPPMRGFKYSSWSPLGCDANGRCLLAALTMDNRLTIHANLNRLQWVQLVDLTEIYGERLHEANYKLSKADTPRGELEDFAEFQRRHSMQTPVRMEWSGICTTQQVKHNNECRDVGSVLLAVLFENSNIAVWQFQLPFLGKESITSCNTIESGISSPSVLSWWEYEHNNRKMSGLIVGSAFGPVKILPVNLKAVKGYFTLRQPVVLWQEMDQLPVHSIKCIPLYHPYQKCSCSLVVAARGSYVFWCLLLISKAGLNVHNSHVTGLHSLPIVSMTADKQNGTVYTCSSDGKVRQLIPIFTDVALKFEHQLIKLSEVFGSVRTHGIAVSPCGAYLAVITTEGMTNGLHPVNKNYQVQFVTLKTFEEAAAQLLESSVQNLFRQVDLTDLVRWKILKEKHIPQFLQEALDKKIESCGSTYFWRFKLFLLRILYQSMQKAPSEVMWRPSHEDTKILVSDSPGMGSTEDDQEEGTSKRASKQSLCDTGKGMDIDDTADDSLPQSSEIGGHEPMEEKLLEVQAQIEAVEMHLTREHMKRVLGEVYLHTWITENTSIPTRGVCDFLMSDDGYEDRTARHIFCDTYKN; encoded by the exons ATggcggcagcggcggccggGGCGAGCGGGGGCAGCCCGGCGGTGGCGACAGCGGAGGAGGAGCCGCCGCTGGGCCTCGAGTCGCTGGTGGaggaagcggcggcggcggcgagcgcCGGGTTTCGGCTGACGGCCGTGAGGAGGGAGCCGGCGGTGAGGCTGCAGCACGGCGTCAGCGGCTTGGAGCCGCTGGCCTGGTCGGAGGATCACCGGGTGTCGGTGAGCACGGCCCGCAGCATCgccgtgctggagcagctgaGCGATGTGCAGGGAGGCGGGCAGGAGATGGTGATCCACAGAACCGCCGtgcccgcgcccgccgccgcctgTTACCTCAAG GTTGGTCCAAAGAAAGAGGTAGTGGAATGTAGGGAAAAGTTCTCCAGTTCGATGGATCCCACGGTCAGTCAAACTTTCATGCTAGATCGAGTGTTCAATCCTGAGGGGAAGTCGCTGCCGCCAATGCGAGGCTTCAAGTACTCCAGCTGGTCGCCGCTGGGCTGTGACGCCAACGGACGATGCCTGCTGGCAGCTTTAACCATGGACAATCGATTGACCATCCACGCAAACCTCAACAGACTGCAGTGGGTGCAGCTGGTGGACCTGACGGAAATCTATGGCGAGCGTTTGCACGAAGCCAATTACAAACTTTCCAAGGCTGACACTCCCAGGGGAGAGCTAGAAGACTTCGCTGAATTTCAGCGGCGGCACAGCATGCAGACCCCAGTACGCATGGAGTGGTCGGGTATCTGTACCACGCAGCAGGTCAAACACAACAACGAGTGCCGGGATGTTGGTAGCGTGCTCTTAGCAGTGCTCTTTGAAAACAGTAACATTGCGGTTTGGCAGTTTCAGCTTCCGTTTCTGGGTAAGGAATCAATTACTTCTTGCAATACCATAGAGTCTGGAATAAGTTCTCCGAGTGTCCTGTCTTGGTGGGAATATGAACATAACAACCGAAAGATGAGTGGACTTATTGTAGGGAGTGCTTTTGGGCCAGTTAAAATTCTTCCTGTCAATCTAAAAGCAGTCAAAGGCTACTTTACGCTAAGACAGCCCGTAGTCTTATGGCAAGAAATGGACCAGTTACCAGTGCACAGTATCAAATGTATTCCACTTTACCATCCCTACCAGAAATGTAGCTGTAGCTTAGTGGTGGCCGCAAGAGGATCTTACGTGTTTTGGTGTCTTCTGTTGATATCCAAGGCAGGTCTGAACGTCCATAATTCCCACGTGACAGGGCTTCATTCGTTGCCAATTGTGTCTATGACTGCGGACAAACAGAACGGCACAGTGTATACGTGCTCCAGTGACGGAAAGGTAAGGCAGCTGATTCCTATATTCACAGATGTTGCTTTAAAGTTCGAGCACCAGCTGATTAAGCTCTCAGAAGTGTTTGGCTCTGTGAGGACTCACGGAATAGCTGTTAGCCCCTGTGGTGCGTACTTAGCAGTTATTACGACAGAGGGCATGACTAACGGTCTGCACCCCGTTAACAAAAACTACCAAGTTCAGTTTGTTACTCTTAAGACTTTTGAGGAGGCAGCTGCGCAGCTCCTGGAATCTTCTGTTCAGAACCTTTTCCGGCAAGTGGATTTGACAGATCTCGTACGCTGGAAAATTTTGAAGGAGAAGCATATTCCTCAATTTTTACAGGAAGCGCTGGATAAAAAGATTGAGAGCTGCGGTTCTACTTACTTCTGGCGGTTTAAGCTGTTTCTCCTGAGGATTTTGTACCAGTCAATGCAGAAAGCTCCCTCAGAGGTCATGTGGAGACCTTCACACGAGGACACAAAAATACTGGTATCTGATTCTCCCGGAATGGGCAGCACTGAAGACGATCAAGAGGAAGGAACTTCTAAACGAGCCAGCAAGCAGAGCCTATGTGACACGGGCAAAGGTATGGACATAGATGACACTGCCGATGATTCTCTTCCTCAGTCAAGTGAGATAGGAGGCCACGAGCCAatggaagaaaagctgcttgAAGTACAGGCACAGATTGAGGCTGTAGAAATGCACTTGACACGAGAGCACATGAAACGGGTGTTGGGAGAAGTTTATCTACACACATGGATTACAGAAAACACCAGTATTCCCACCAGAGGAGTCTGTGACTTCTTAATGTCCGATGACGGATATGAGGACAGAACAGCACGA cacatcTTCTGTGATACATACAAGAACTGA